The DNA window TACTGCTGCAAGAGTTTCGCGAACAGCGCTATCATATGGCCATTGTTGTGGACGAATACGGTGGCGTCTCTGGTCTGCTGACCATTGAAGATATTCTTGAAGAGATTGTCGGGGAAATTGAAGATGAAACTGACGAGCATGAAGAAGCACCGATCAAAGCCACCGCAAGCGGCAGCTTTGATGTAGAAGCGATCGCCGAAATCAGCGAGTTTAACGAATTCTTTGATGTGGGCTTGGTTGACGATGAGTTTGATACCATCGGCGGCCTAGTACTGCACGCCTTTGGAAGACTGCCTGAAATTAATGAAAGCATCGACTTTGATGGCTTTACCTTTAAAGTCACAGATGGCGATAATCGCAAAATCACCAAACTGGAAGTCACTAAAATTATTTCATGATGCGCTCAGCCCGCGGGCAAACATTTCTCCTATTATTTGCCTCGGGGGCTCTATTGCCTCTGGCGCTGGCGCCGTTTAATTTTTGGCCCATCGCGATCCCCTGTATCGCCCTGCTGTGTTACAAGTTACAGCATCAAACCATCAAGCAAGCCATAGTCAAAGCCGGCGTATTTGGCTTTGCCATGTTCTTTTCCGGCGTCAGCTGGGTCTATGTCAGCATCCATGAACACGGCTTTATCCCCGCGCCCCTGGCGCTACTGGCAACCGCGCTTTTCTGTTTGTTTCTCGCCTTACTCTTTGCCCTGCCTTTCGCCATCGCTGCGCTAATCCCGCAGACGTCAGCCTCTTGGCTGCTGGGACTGCCCGCAATATGGGTGCTCAGCGAATGGTTTCGCAGCTGGATCTTTACCGGCTTCCCCTGGCTCTATGCTGGCTATATTCACACCGACACCTGGTTCAGTGGCTGGGCACCGATTGGCGGCGTGATGTGGCTGAGTTTTATTACTGCACTGGCTGCGGCGACCCTTGCACAGCTAGGCTCGCAGCTACTTGGAAAGAAGCTCCCTATCCAACTAGGCGTGAAGATATCCTGTACTATTTTGGTTGCATTAAGCGTAAGCGGGTACTTACTTCAGTCGATCAAATGGACCAAGGAAACCGGTAAAAGCCTCTCCGTGGTACTAGTTCAGCCCAACACCGATCAAAATAAAAAATGGTCTACCAGCGAACGCCAGAGCATCCTTGAGCAACTGCAAGAGCAGAGCGAACCGCACTGGGGCGCCGACCTCATCATCTGGCCAGAAGCCGCGATCCCGGCAACACCCAAGCGC is part of the SAR92 clade bacterium H455 genome and encodes:
- the lnt gene encoding apolipoprotein N-acyltransferase; the protein is MMRSARGQTFLLLFASGALLPLALAPFNFWPIAIPCIALLCYKLQHQTIKQAIVKAGVFGFAMFFSGVSWVYVSIHEHGFIPAPLALLATALFCLFLALLFALPFAIAALIPQTSASWLLGLPAIWVLSEWFRSWIFTGFPWLYAGYIHTDTWFSGWAPIGGVMWLSFITALAAATLAQLGSQLLGKKLPIQLGVKISCTILVALSVSGYLLQSIKWTKETGKSLSVVLVQPNTDQNKKWSTSERQSILEQLQEQSEPHWGADLIIWPEAAIPATPKRVSDFLIGIDKTAEVNQTALLTGIPTQDWSNGKYYNSVLALGTAKGQYDKTRLVPFGEYVPLEGVLRGLIRFFNLPMSSFSLGAKDQALLAIAGEPMATAICYEIVYPDLVARVSREATMILTVSNDAWFGDSFAPQQHMQMARMRAIENAKPMLRSTSNGVTAIVDHRGKIERQLEQFSAGELSGNITPRVGQTLFAQTGSWPVVIMALLMCAGLITRRLLRQQPSRH